Proteins from one Camelina sativa cultivar DH55 chromosome 8, Cs, whole genome shotgun sequence genomic window:
- the LOC104706744 gene encoding uncharacterized WD repeat-containing protein C18H10.05-like encodes MESLIEEEEESRFFDAHEDITSCSSVDHYGSQPLVSGGFQYDVWIKSPGNPVERRQKFLNWMGLSTTTTTTVVSETERSGNNNVDRFSTSVNGSSAVLRSFKSSDDDDEFGSCRCDSSVFSSSEGVDRVVNETLCKAEEEEEEEVDSGMVLRNLGVVDDDDDDDDNDISSSLCSRSSGLTDKVVKVNGEVIESKLLPNPMVSSEVVRDVGGIMKRVKEKWLGRLYRVRNKQREGDVHGGEVAVYGSSRVERVKVKEYKKEAKELSALFKGQEIQAHQGPILAMKFSPDGRYLASAGEDGVLRVWSVVEDERCEEQDVPKIDPSCIYFEVSKLSELRPVALVKEGITGSLMSPRKTTESACVIIPPRIFRVLDKPVHEFFGHSGDILDISWSKNNRLLSASVDNSVRLWQIGHEDCLGIFSHNNYVTSVQFNPVDDDHFISGSIDGKVRIWSASQCQVVDWADARGIVTAVCYRPDGQGVIVGTLTSDCRFYNVSGNCLQLDGHICLHNKKKSSNKRIIGFQFDSTDPSRVMVASADSQVRIISGRNVVHKYKGSRNTGNQISASFTADGKHIVSACDDSSVYVWNCVGNGPEQPSTGFFSYTKRLKIRSFEKFSADVSVAIPWCGFAPVISGGSELSPSLFSLGREYVLDSPKGSATWPEEKLASSFSPVKAIRRSHYKFLRSSCRRTSESSHLWGLVIVTGGWDGRIRLFHNYGLPVPV; translated from the exons atggaatctctaatcgaagaagaagaagaatctcgaTTTTTCGACGCTCACGAAGACATCACGTCCTGTTCTAGTGTCGACCACTATGGATCTCAACCGTTGGTTTCTGGTGGTTTTCAGTACGATGTTTGGATCAAAAGCCCTGGTAACCCTGTCGAGCGTCGTCAGAAGTTTCTGAACTGGATGGGTttgtctactactactactactactgttGTGAGCGAAACAGAGAGATCAGGTAATAATAATGTGGATCGTTTCTCGACCTCTGTTAACGGATCATCAGCGGTTTTGAGGAGTTTTAaatcttctgatgatgatgatgagtttggcTCTTGTCGTTGTGATTCCTCTGTGTTTAGTTCGAGTGAGGGTGTAGATAGAGTTGTGAATGAGACTTTGTGTaaagcggaagaagaagaagaagaagaagtagatagTGGAATGGTTTTGAGGAATTTGggtgttgttgatgatgatgatgatgatgatgataatgatattaGCTCTAGTCTTTGTTCTCGATCATCTGGTTTAACGGATAAGGTTGTGAAGGTTAATGGTGAAGTTATTGAATCCAAGTTGTTACCAAACCCGATGGTTTCGTCTGAGGTTGTTCGGGATGTAGGTGGGATTATGAAGAGGGTTAAGGAGAAATGGTTAGGTCGGTTGTATAGAGTGCGGAATAAGCAAAGAGAAGGAGATGTTCACGGTGGTGAAGTTGCGGTTTACGGGAGTAGTAGGGTCGAGAGGGTTAAGGTTAAAGAGTATAAGAAAGAGGCTAAGGAGCTTTCTGCTCTTTTTAAAGGTCAAGAGATACAAGCTCATCAAGGACCTATTCTAGCTATGAAGTTTAGTCCTGATGGGAGGTATCTCGCAAGTGCTGGTGAAGACGGGGTTTTGCGTGTTTGGAGTGTTGTTGAAGATGAAAGATGTGAAGAACAAGATGTACCTAAGATTGATCCTTCTTGTATATACTTTGAAGTGAGCAAACTCTCTGAGTTGAGACCTGTGGCTTTAGTAAAAGAGGGCATTACTGGTTCGTTGATGAGTCCAAGGAAGACAACAGAGTCCGCTTGTGTTATTATTCCCCCAAGGATTTTCCGGGTTCTTGATAAACCAGTTCACGAGTTTTTCGGTCACAGTGGTGATATCCTTGATATCTCATGGTCCAAGAACAAT CGTCTGTTGTCAGCTTCAGTAGACAATAGTGTGCGGCTTTGGCAGATTGGTCATGAGGACTGTCTTGGAATCTTCTCTCACAATAACTATG TTACATCAGTTCAGTTCAACCCGGTTGATGATGATCACTTCATCAGCGGTTCAATAGATGGAAAAGTTCGTATCTGGTCAGCTTCTCAGTGCCAAGTTGTAGATTGGGCAGACGCTAGAGGCATTGTAACCGCAGTTTGTTATCGCCCAGACGGACAG ggagtgattgtcggaactttGACTAGCGATTGTCGGTTCTACAATGTATCAG GCAACTGCCTTCAGCTCGATGGTCATATATGTCTgcataacaaaaagaaatcgtCAAATAAACGAATAATCGGCTTTCAG TTTGATTCAACTGATCCAAGCAGAGTCATGGTGGCGTCCGCAGATTCACAAGTCAGGATCATAAGCGGACGCAACGTTGTCCATAAATACAAAG GATCTCGAAACACCGGAAACCAGATATCAGCATCTTTTACAGCAGACGGGAAGCATATCGTATCAGCGTGTGACGACTCGTCGGTCTATGTTTGGAACTGCGTTGGAAACGGTCCTGAACAGCCATCTACTGGTTTCTTCTCCTACACGAAACGACTTAAGATCAGATCCTTTGAGAAATTCTCTGCAGATGTCTCAGTAGCTATCCCGTGGTGCGGTTTTGCCCCTGTAATCTCGGGCGGATCCGAGTTATCACCATCGCTGTTCTCATTGGGGCGCGAGTACGTTCTAGATTCTCCTAAAGGATCTGCGACTTGGCCGGAGGAGAAGCTAGCGAGCTCGTTTTCTCCGGTCAAGGCCATCCGTAGATCACATTACAAATTCCTAAGATCGTCGTGCAGAAGAACCTCGGAGTCGTCTCATCTCTGGGGATTGGTTATAGTCACGGGCGGGTGGGATGGACGAATCAGATTGTTTCATAACTATGGTTTGCCTGTTCCCGTTTGA
- the LOC104706745 gene encoding histone-lysine N-methyltransferase ATXR6: protein MVAVRRRRTQASNPRSEPPQADVSDSDSDSAWDTVCEECNSGKQPAKLLLCDKCDKGFHLFCLRPILVSVPKGSWFCPSCSKHQIPKSFPLVQTKIIDFFRIKRSPDSSQFSTSSSDSVGKKRKKTSLVMSKKKRKLLSYIPTNDSQRRLEQMASLATALRASNTKFSNELTYVSGKAPRSSNQAAFEKGGMQVLSKDGVETLALCKNMMDRGECPPLMVVFDPYEGFAVEADRFIKDWTIITEYVGDVDYLSNREDDYDGDSMMTLLHASDPTQCLVICPDKRSNIARFISGINNHSPEGRKKQNLKCVRFNINGEARVLLVANRDISKGERLYYDYNGYEHEYPTEHFV from the exons ATGGTGGctgtgagaagaagaagaacccaggCGTCAAACCCTAGATCCGAACCTCCACAGGCGGATGtatcagattcagattcagattcagctTGGGATACGGTCTGCGAAGAATGCAACTCCGGGAAACAACCTGCGAAGCTTCTTCTTTGCGACAAATGCGATAAAGGGTTTCATCTCTTTTGTCTCAGACCAATCCTCGTTTCAGTTCCCAAAGGCTCCTGGTTCTGCCCTTCTTGTTCCAAACACCAGATCCCCAAAT CTTTCCCTCTTGTTCAGactaaaattattgattttttccGGATTAAGCGGTCTCCAGATTCATCTCaattctcaacttcttcttcag ATAGTGTTGGGAAGAAACGGAAAAAGACTAGCTTGGtgatgtcaaagaagaagagaaagcttcTTTCTTACATTCCTACTAATGATTCTCAAAGGAGGCTCGAGCAGATGGCGTCTCTTGCTACTGCGTTGAGAGCCTCCAACACCAAGTTCAGCAATGAGCTTACCTATGTATCTGGCAAGGCTCCGAGATCTTCAAACCAAGCTGCTTTTGAGAAAGGAGGCATgcag GTTCTATCTAAAGATGGTGTAGAGACCTTAGCCTTGTGCAAGAATATGATGGACCGTGGTGAATGCCCGCCTCTTATGGTCGTCTTCGATCCTTATGAAGG GTTTGCGGTAGAAGCAGACAGGTTTATAAAAGACTGGACCATAATCACAGAGTACGTTGGAGATGTTGATTATTTGAGCAACAGAGAAGATGACTATGATGGAGACAGCATGATGACTCTACTTCATGCCTCTGATCCTACTCAATGCCTCGTTATTTGCCCGGACAAACGTAGTAACATCGCACGGTTCATCAGCGGCATCAACAATCACTCACC AGAAGGGAGGAAGAAGCAGAACCTGAAGTGTGTGAGGTTCAACATCAACGGAGAAGCTAGGGTTCTACTTGTAGCTAACAGAGACATATCCAAAGGAGAGAGATTATATTATGATTACAACGGATATGAACATGAGTATCCAACTGAACATTTTGTATAA
- the LOC104709331 gene encoding uncharacterized protein LOC104709331 — protein MGGLAACRDSVCSIKAYRQGLEVKREWLAQSTQPTTNSDPIVFTEADASRLTGPHNDPLVVEMEISESMVTKILIDIGSSVNVIFKDVLIQMEVDLWTAEHDVQPLTEFDGDTVMTVGTIMLPVYVGGMMHCINFAIIDKPIVYNVILGTP, from the coding sequence ATGGGCGGTCTGGCGGCTTGCCGGGACTCGGTTTGTTCTATCAAAGCTTACCGGCAAGGATTAGAGGTCAAGCGAGAATGGTTAGCTCAAAGCACACAACCTACTACGAACTCTGATCCAATCGTGTTCACTGAGGCCGATGCCTCGCGGCTAACTGGGCCGCACAACGATCCACTTGTGGTCGAGATGGAGATCAGTGAAAGCATGGTCACCAAAATCTTGATCGATATAGGCAGCTCGGTAAATGTCATTTTTAAGGACGTGCTCATTCAAATGGAGGTCGACCTATGGACTGCCGAGCACGACGTTCAACCTCTCACCGAGTTCGATGGTGACACAGTGATGACGGTAGGCACGATCATGCTACCAGTCTATGTGGGTGGGATGATGCATTGCATCAACTTTGCTATCATTGACAAGCCGATCGTATATAACGTCATCCTCGGCACTCCTTGA